The DNA segment CCGCGGTCAAAAGGAAATTCCGAAAGCAGGGTCTCGTTCAGATTGCGCGGATTGGCGGGAAAATCCGTGCGCTGTTCGATGTATTCGACTTCGCCCAGGTAACGCCCGTCGTCGTAGCCCAGCTGGCCGATATGGTTTTGCCGGTTTTCGAACGGCACCTGGAGATTCGGCTCTTCGTCGAGCGGCAAAAGCTGCGCGACCACGTTGCTGGCGTCGAATCGGTACTTGGCATAGAAAGAATCGGTAATGTGATATTGCGTCGCAAGCCCGTACTTCTTATAGCCTTCCTGGGAACGCAGGTGGTCCACGGAAAAGCCGGGCTCCACGCCCTGCAGGTAACCGGACACGTCGAGTTTCTTGAGCGGCTTGGTCTGGCCCTTGATGAGGTAGGCGTTCTCGCGCGGCTCAGTGTCCGGCCCGCGTAAAGACGAAAGGTCGGCAAAGCTGAGGCCGCCGTCGTAGGAAACGCTCTGGCCCGTCTGTTGCTGCTTGGCCTCGGCGTATTCGGCCGTGATCTTGGTGTTGCGGCCGGCCTTGAACTGGGCATCGATGCCGCGCAGGTCGTAGTCGCGGCCGTGGCCCAGGTGGCGCTTCTCCTGGACGCCGGTCGCGCCGATGCGGAAATGGTCGCCCATGTGCGTGTAGGCGCGGATGCCCCGGTTGGTGTCTTCGATGTTGCTCGGGCCCGCGTCGAATTCGTAATCGATCACCAGGAAAACCGGGCTGCCGTCCAGGATGTTGGACGAGATCAGCGTGTCGGACGCGGCCATGGAAGACAGCGGCCGCGACAGCATGATGCGGCCTTCGTTGTAATCGATCTCGTAGTCCTTGCCTTCCTGCAGGTCGTAGCTGTCGACCGTGATATCCTGCAGCTTGTCGCGGATTTCCACGCGGATTTTTTCGCTTCCCTCGATCACGTTCCGGTTGCGGAGGTAATACAGCGTGCCGCCGGTCGCCGCAAGCTCGTTGTGGTCGGCTTCATGCGAGGCCTTGGCATAGAAAAATTTCACTGCCTTTTTCGGGTCGCCGTAAACCGTGGTCTTCGTGTCTTCGTAAGCGCCCTTCAAGCCGGAAAACGTACGGTTGTAAGTTGAAAGCTCGGTCTCGTTGAACTCGGTCTGGAAGCTTCCCCATTTGAGGAACGACCGGTCCTTTTCGATGAGGATGTAAAACCGCTGGCGCGTGTTGGTGGCTTCGTAATCGCGCGTGGAGCCGTCGCCGTAAATCGGATAATAGTCGTCCTGGTCGAGATTGCGAAAAAACGCGGAACGCTTGTCGTCGGTGTCGTAATGGGACTGGACCAGGTATTTGCCCTTGAGCTTGCCCTTCAGATAATAAGACATCCTCCCGTCTTCGTAAAAATCGGACTTGTACGCGCCTTCCTCGCCCGCGCTCTCGATGTCGCCTTTGTTGAAGTTGTAGCCGAGCTGCTGCTCGCCGAGAGCGACCATGAAGAACATGCTGTCTTTCACCTTCACGGTCTTGTGGTAGGACGTGACCACGCCGTCCGGGCTCTTGGCCTCCACGAGATATTCTTTTTCGCCGGGCGTCACGTAAAATTCCGTCTGGAACCGGCCGTCGGTCTCGACGGGGGTTTCGTGGGAGTTAATGGTCACGGTGTAGCCCGGCTTGGTCTTGCCCTGGATGCGGACCGTGGGCTTGGCAATGAGCGGGATGCTGCTCTTGCCGTCCTTGAAGATGTTGAAGTTGCCCACCGCCGGAATTTCCGGAAGCTGCAGCTCTTTGTCCTCGGAATCGGTTTTGGCAAGCACGCGGAAAAACTGGAGCGGTGTCCAGTCTTCATGGCCTTCGAAGTCTTCCACTTTCAGCTGGTAGGAATAGATGCCGGGCTTGATGAGAAGCCCTTCTTCGGTCTGTCCGTTCCAGGTCACTTCTTCCGGCGGCGCGGAAACGCCGTAACCAGTCCAGATCTGCGTGCCGACTTCGTCACGGATTTCGATGTACCAGTTTTTCACGAATTCCGGATAATTGATCTTGAACTTGAACACGCCCTCTTTTTCCAGATAACCCAGGCCGGCCTTCAAGATTTTGGGCTCGAGATCCACTTCCAGGTCCGGGCGCGATGTGTCCAGGCCCTGCGTAAAATTGACGCTCAGCTCTTCGCCGAATTCCGGCGGCATTTCCGACGGCGGCAAGAGGACCGCAAAATTTGCCTTGCTCATGAGGCCCGGCGTCGTCTTCACCAGGAATGTTTCTTCGGTAATAAATTTAGTGCCCTCGGGCAGCGTGTGCCCGTCGATCTTCACCAGATGCCGGCCCGGCTTGACCGCGGGAATGCTGTAGCGGCCGTGTTCGTCGGTGATGACGATGATGCCTTCTTCGGTGACGAGCTTGATCCAGGGAATGCCGCGCTCGCCTTCGTCCTGCACGCCGTTCTGGTTGTCGTCCTGGAACACTTTACCGATGATGGTGCCTTCCTCGAAAACAGGATCCGGCGTCACGACGAGCTGGACGACCGCGTGTTCGGACAGCTCCGCTCCGTTGGTGAGCACGAGATCAAAACGGTAGTTATTGCCGATCGTCACGGCGCTCGTGGGGATGATGATAAATCCGATGTTCATCACCTGCCCCGCCCCGATGTCTCCCGCGCTGACGATGAGCGATCCTTCGCGCGTGTCGGCCTTGTTGCCGTTCAGCCGCACCGAAGCGTCGTCGGCGCGGAATCCAGGAGGAAGGCTGACATGGAGTTTCACATTGGTCAGCGTGTCGCCGGAATCGTTTTGAAACTGCACCTGCATGGCCACGGGCTCGCCCACCTGGACCGTGCTCTTGCTCTGGGTTACGCGCAGGCCCACCGGAGCGACTTCCGCGTTCGCGCTGTCGAAGGCATTGGTCCCGCCGCCGCCTGTCGTCTCGATGACAAGGACGATGCGTTCGGTCGCGGCGGGCGCAGTCCCGGACGCGGTCAAGGTGACGTAGGGATTGCCCAGGCCCGCGGGAGCGGTCGTGGTATTGGCGCGGCCGGAAGTGACGGAGGAAATGAGATAGTCCGTGCCGTCGGCGCGGACTTCTTTGAATTCAATTTTGAGACGCGAACCGTTTCCGGCGCCCACGGTGGTCGACTGCGCGAGCGCGTTGAACGTGACGAAGTCGCCGGGCTTGACGTTGTCGAAAGTCTGGAACGTGAACGAGCCGTCCGGCACGATGAGCCCGAAGCTGCCTTGCGGCGCGCTCGCAAAACCCGCGCCGTTCAGCGTGGCATTATCGGCTCTGGACGCACCGTTCGTATTGTCCCAGTTCCGGTTTACGCCGCTTCCGATGGCTTCTTCGAAGCCTCCATTACCGAGCACATTGGCATACGCCCGCGCCGGCGCGAAGGCCGCGAAAACGCCTGAGGCGAAAAGAAGGCAAAGGCCGGCTTTCGCCGCCTTCGACATCATCCCGTCAAATTTTTTTTTGTTCCTCATGGAATTTTTTCTTAAAAGCGTTAAAAAAAATTAGAACCGGCGGCTCGAGAAGCTGACGCCGATGCGCCAGTCGTCGCGTATCGCATACGGCGCCTCGCCGTCCTGTTTCGCATTCTGCACCTTGCCCACACCCACGTATTCCCCGAAAATTTTCACCTTGGACAGCCATTCGTTTTCCTTGTAGCGATAAGACCGGAACGGCATCCAGCGGACGCCCGCGCCTACGAAATACTGGTTCTGATAAGGAAACGAAAATTCGGAATTGTTGACGTGCTCGAAGCGCATGTACGGCATGAGCACAAGCTCGTCGTTGATCGGGTTCGGCGGCAGCGGGATGCCCGGGAGGCGGAAGCCCAGGATAACCGACGAATTGAAGATGAAGGCGTCGAAATCCTCTTCGGAGCTGAAGTTCGTTTTCTCATACCGGTAATTGCCGAAATATTCGCCCCACATGAACTCGCGGAGAAAATCCGGGATGCCCGAGCGCTTGCCTTCGCCCGCGGCGGGAAGGTCGATGCCCCATTCGTAGAAGATCTGCACGCCGGCATTCAAATCCGAATCGCGGCTGTTTTCGATTTCGTCGTGCAGCGGGAAGAGGTCGCCGTACATCACGTAGAAACGGAAATTGCGGACCCATTCGAGGAGCGGAAGACTCCAGGGGCGGTAATTGACAAGCCAGGGATTCTGGGAAAACGGACGCCATTCGAGACCGCCGAAAACCCTGAGATTGTCTTTGAAATCGGAGCCTTCGGATTCCATGGCGCCGGTGATTTCCACGAAGGGGTCGATCGTGCTGAGCGGGGCGCGGATGCCTTTGACCACGACGCGGTTGGTCCAGAAACCCACCTGCGCGTTGTAATCATGGTCGGTAAGGTTCGTGGTGCGGAACGAGGTTTCGCCGAAGGACTGCCAGGTGACGGCCTCGCCCTGGCCCTCGCCCTGGAACGGGCCGAAATTCTTTTCGCCGACGTCCAGCGCGTCCAGCATCTTGAGGAAAAGTTTTTCCTGCTTTTCGAATTCCGCGGGGCTGGGAA comes from the Verrucomicrobiia bacterium genome and includes:
- a CDS encoding SdrD B-like domain-containing protein, whose translation is MRNKKKFDGMMSKAAKAGLCLLFASGVFAAFAPARAYANVLGNGGFEEAIGSGVNRNWDNTNGASRADNATLNGAGFASAPQGSFGLIVPDGSFTFQTFDNVKPGDFVTFNALAQSTTVGAGNGSRLKIEFKEVRADGTDYLISSVTSGRANTTTAPAGLGNPYVTLTASGTAPAATERIVLVIETTGGGGTNAFDSANAEVAPVGLRVTQSKSTVQVGEPVAMQVQFQNDSGDTLTNVKLHVSLPPGFRADDASVRLNGNKADTREGSLIVSAGDIGAGQVMNIGFIIIPTSAVTIGNNYRFDLVLTNGAELSEHAVVQLVVTPDPVFEEGTIIGKVFQDDNQNGVQDEGERGIPWIKLVTEEGIIVITDEHGRYSIPAVKPGRHLVKIDGHTLPEGTKFITEETFLVKTTPGLMSKANFAVLLPPSEMPPEFGEELSVNFTQGLDTSRPDLEVDLEPKILKAGLGYLEKEGVFKFKINYPEFVKNWYIEIRDEVGTQIWTGYGVSAPPEEVTWNGQTEEGLLIKPGIYSYQLKVEDFEGHEDWTPLQFFRVLAKTDSEDKELQLPEIPAVGNFNIFKDGKSSIPLIAKPTVRIQGKTKPGYTVTINSHETPVETDGRFQTEFYVTPGEKEYLVEAKSPDGVVTSYHKTVKVKDSMFFMVALGEQQLGYNFNKGDIESAGEEGAYKSDFYEDGRMSYYLKGKLKGKYLVQSHYDTDDKRSAFFRNLDQDDYYPIYGDGSTRDYEATNTRQRFYILIEKDRSFLKWGSFQTEFNETELSTYNRTFSGLKGAYEDTKTTVYGDPKKAVKFFYAKASHEADHNELAATGGTLYYLRNRNVIEGSEKIRVEIRDKLQDITVDSYDLQEGKDYEIDYNEGRIMLSRPLSSMAASDTLISSNILDGSPVFLVIDYEFDAGPSNIEDTNRGIRAYTHMGDHFRIGATGVQEKRHLGHGRDYDLRGIDAQFKAGRNTKITAEYAEAKQQQTGQSVSYDGGLSFADLSSLRGPDTEPRENAYLIKGQTKPLKKLDVSGYLQGVEPGFSVDHLRSQEGYKKYGLATQYHITDSFYAKYRFDASNVVAQLLPLDEEPNLQVPFENRQNHIGQLGYDDGRYLGEVEYIEQRTDFPANPRNLNETLLSEFPFDRG